CCAGCTCGCCTGGACGCAAGGTGCGGGTGTGATCAAGCCGGATCAGAAGTACCTGTTCACGATCACTTATCGCACGCCGTGGGACACGACCATGCAGGACGAGCATATTCTCCAGTTCCACCAGGGTGGGGATGCCGCTGTGGAGCGGGTAGTCAAGCCTGGGAAGGAAGCCAAGTAGCCGTCCACAGCCCGGGCCTTGCGTGTCAAGGAGAGAAGATTATGAAGCCCGCCAGCCTTGGTGCTCTGTTTATTTCCGCGGTGAGCCTGTTGCTGCTGGGATGCGCCGAGAAGCTGACCTATCCGCGATGGGAGACGATCCATGACGGGATGAGCCCGGAGGCGGTCGAAGCGACGCTTGGGGTGCCTTGGCACAAGACGGATAAGATGTGGCTCTACTCCGATGACGAGAGGGGCATCTACGCTCACATCTACTTTGACGGCGACAAGGTCATCAGCAAGAAGTGGACGAGCCCTGAGGAAGGCATCAAGGGTAAGAGCCCGAACGTGAACAAGCCCGGCGAGGCCGAGGAAGTCAAGGTTCAGGAGTTGGATATTCAGAAGTAGCCCGGGGGTCTGCCCCGACCGACTGCAATGTTAAGATCCCATCGTCTCTTGACCGTTGACATTGACGGCACCCTGGTTGACTCGCACGGTGAGATTCCGGACCGGAATCGAGCCGCGCTTCACGCCGCTCATGAGGCTGGACTGCGGGTGTGCCTGTGTACCGGTCGTTCGCTGGCCGAGACCCGATCGGTGCTTGACCGGCTGGACCTAGACCTGGATGCAGCCGTCCTGGTGTTTGGGGCGATCGTCTGGGATCTCCGCGAGCATCGGACGCTGTTGCGGTCGCATCTGCCGACGGACACGTCGGCGCGGCTGGTCCGGTTTTTCACCCGGCGGCGTGATCCCATTCTCATGCTGTTTGACGTATCGGAGGGTGGGGTGGACTACCGGCTGGTTCGCGGGGAGGGCAATGTTGAGGCCTATGAGGGCTGGATCCGCCGGAGCCCGGCGGTGACCGAGCGAATCGAGGCCTGGACGCCGGAGATCGGGCAGCCCATTCGCATTGGGGTGATCCAGGAGCCGTCCTGCATTGAGGAGACCATGCAGGCTCTCGGCCGGGAGTTTTCTGCCGAGGAGGTCAAGTACAACGCGATCTACGCTCCGAACTACGGTTTGCACGTGGTGGAGTGTTTCGCGCCGCAGGTCAGCAAATGGCACGGTATCGGCCACCTGCTGCGTTTGTGGGGGATTGCGCCGGCGGAAGTGGTGGCGGTGGGTGACGACATCAACGACGTGGAGATGATCGCCGGGGCCGGGCTAGGTGTAGCCATGGGCAACGCGATCGATGCGGTGCGTGCGGTGGCCAAGTGGCAGGTCCCCACCAACGACGAGTGCGGTATGGCCGTTCTGGTTGATGCGCTCCTCAGCGGCAAGGTGCCCGGCGAGAAGACATGACCAGATTGATATAGATCCTTTAGCCTCTTTAGCACTCCTAACAACGAGAGTGTTTCACCGGTGGCCGAGCCCGCCCCGAGGAAGCGAGCAGGGGATGGCCGCCGGGCACCACTCCCACGATGCGGACCGCCGAGCCGATCGGCGGGAGCGCGGATGCCATGTGGGGCTTTGCCCTTCGCGTCCCCCCGGGAAGCGTTTCTTCTCGACCAGCCTATCGACGATGGGCTTGGCGCACAGGCCGGGCACGGCCGCATTGCCGAAGTGCTCGATTCGTCGAACCAGATCTGCGGGCAGGCACGAGAGCAGGTGGGTCCGCTCCTGCTCGAACATCTCGGGCCAGCGGGGATCGTGCGGGATGATGGCCACATCTTCCTTGGCCGCGCGGGCGATCTTCTCTTCGAGTGTCTCCATCTGTTTCTCTGAAGCCCCCATCGACTGCCGGGCATTGACACCCCTCTATCACTCTCATGGCACCTTTCGCGTCTCGCGGTGCCTACGGTGATTCGGCTCGCAGCTCTGGGGCCGCTGCCGAGCCGGCGGAGCGGTGGCGTTGCCGCCGGACCGTGAGCCGGGTAGATTGGTGGCGGCCGGTCCGGGTTCCAGCTGATGACGGAGGTTGCATGTCCAAGAGCATTCGGTACGCATCGATTCTGATCCCAGCGTTGGCCGCGACCGTTGGGCTCGCGAGGCCGGCGGGGGCCGTGGAGGACCGGATCACTGTGGCGTTACAGGCCTTCGATCTCCGGCACGTACGGCTGCTCGACGGGCCGGTCAAGGCGAGCCTGGAGGCGAACCGCAAGTACCTCCGGGAGCTTGATTCCGACCGGCTGTTGTATGTTTTCCGGGTGAACGCCAAGCTAGACGCACCTGGCAAGCCGCTGGGCGGCTGGGAGAAGCCGGACTGCGAGCTCCGCGGGCATTTCGTTGGCCACTATCTGACCGCCTGCGCCCTCATGTATGCGGCGGCCGGGGATGAGGTGCTCAAAGCCAAGGCCGGCGCCATGGTTGCGGAGCTGGCCAAGTGTCAGCAGGCGCTGGGCGGGGAATACCTGTCGGCCTTTCCGGAGGGCTTTTGGGACCGGCTTGAATTGCCGGATCAGAAGCACCCGTGGGCGCCGTACTACACCATCCACAAGATCATGGCCGGCCTCTATGACATGCACGCGCTTTGCGGCAACGAGCAGGCTCTCGAGGTCCTCAAGGGGATGGCCGCCTACTTCAGAAAGCGTATTGACAAGCTGAGCGACGTGCAGTTCGACCGCATTCTGACCGTTGAGTTTGGGGGCATGTCGGAGGTTCTGCACGACCTCTACTCGGTGACCGGCGATGAGCAGCACCTGGCCCTGGCTCATCGCTTTGATCAGGCCTCGTTTCTCGGCCCGCTGGCCCTGGAGCACGACAACCTCAGCCGGATCCACGCCAACACCCAGATTCCCAAGATTTGCGCGGCCG
This DNA window, taken from Phycisphaerae bacterium, encodes the following:
- a CDS encoding GrpB family protein, with product METLEEKIARAAKEDVAIIPHDPRWPEMFEQERTHLLSCLPADLVRRIEHFGNAAVPGLCAKPIVDRLVEKKRFPGGREGQSPTWHPRSRRSARRSASWEWCPAAIPCSLPRGGLGHR
- a CDS encoding HAD-IIB family hydrolase, coding for MTVDIDGTLVDSHGEIPDRNRAALHAAHEAGLRVCLCTGRSLAETRSVLDRLDLDLDAAVLVFGAIVWDLREHRTLLRSHLPTDTSARLVRFFTRRRDPILMLFDVSEGGVDYRLVRGEGNVEAYEGWIRRSPAVTERIEAWTPEIGQPIRIGVIQEPSCIEETMQALGREFSAEEVKYNAIYAPNYGLHVVECFAPQVSKWHGIGHLLRLWGIAPAEVVAVGDDINDVEMIAGAGLGVAMGNAIDAVRAVAKWQVPTNDECGMAVLVDALLSGKVPGEKT